In the genome of Pelodiscus sinensis isolate JC-2024 chromosome 3, ASM4963464v1, whole genome shotgun sequence, one region contains:
- the AKAP12 gene encoding A-kinase anchor protein 12 isoform X4 produces MEAMPPESTDKDGVEDVQKDVQEANEQLQSEEDNVEELEQPSESQANDVGFKKVFKFVGFKFTVKKDKTEKSEPVQLLTVKKEEAEMAANGAGDHKEVELEKVEEATPSEVILSAEKTEEEPISEEGKDESPPEKAAESPSEEAEGNEEAEGRKEPSKSPESPTNALVNETASPLRKFFTQGWAGFRKKTSFRKTKEDEQQTSERGKQEQEKDVAEIPLETSEEKTEREKEEQEGKVTEIPVEILAEASLKEESIPSEQPLPQQTIESVNKESEILCEEKGDLSPEEISKPVKEGKISPEEKNEIHFEEKSELAELEESKGKSKEGFETVVPVAIEVFGEKIEKSEPIAPLASEIFDEKIETEAEVHVSTIEVKTNEREQMSSSASEQSVEGDGEIQRIEQLKAKETVEIIVDDHVKQIEPSPEDAAACKPPEGITNEVELLSSQERAKVQGSPLKKLFTGTGLKKLSGKKHKGKREETKPGEQAEQIQHLADSPESPEEQKAESSASSPEESTEPPSVDKAIDVTQLTETEEGVTSDVERKRECVTPWASFKKMVTPKKRVRRPSESDKEEEIDKAKSATLSSTESAVSENQEETKVNGEEQKLEKSTEEPKRKVDTSVSWEALICVGSSKKRARKSSSSDEEVGQRLAQEGQKIDDIGQSNETAPDPILTSSQESDQGQGSSSPEQAGSPSEGEGVSTWESFKRLVTPRRKSKTKMEERTEESVLVSSIEHSTSDGEPGKEETWVSFKKLIPGRRKKKSDGKPEQACVEEAGEEMTETNEEDSDVPAVVPLSEYEAAEQEKIEAQQATQAEEIREGTLDEKRAEKLEDTLIIEQSNEGLVHAVTVTVVEGERAVTSIEERSPSWISATVTESIEQEKDDEQQPTEQIFKTEVAVEEKVVVTKTLPELSKDVSDDTIVSELELTSEALTALEEATEVSCGEGAIEMSVAEETTEMVSAVSRLTESPNTTEEVTPVQEMEGTEQNLEELNKQTQEILEEVVERVKLSDEAQISKRTVTGVLTQSVLKIGSEKKDEANEVKNICQETVLAKQSLKKEEPEETDIQHMVTVGSVQGRNEAHESVPQEMSEMGEKYAVMKEHTGEAKSLDRLADRSQLQETEQSFVERHEETLTKVEGILEKYKLKEEEFYSSVAVTTKAGPEVKAEYVSVEEPQEISTEEAEVKLIEITPGEIIDEGSPELDGSVIEIHDAKLEFSQEFKQAVDMVPSLQSKCMQVTVTEAPLQSDVTETPIQSETENAMLTLESKCREAVAAESHSWPEGTDIPVQSEGEDAREALEPTYPEALASEIPVKKEVEDAMFTLESECTEVLSSEAPVQNCVTEASTQREGQDAMFNEESKGIKVMAQSEVTEATKQSEVEGTVLEGVMQSEVIKAPVKEAVKDAVLTLESDCTETVSPEAPMQCDVAEASEQRGVEDAVQTVEQECTKTLATEAPMQSEVRDTVPLLKAKCTSTIATEATMQTDMEEIATKATVPNEDESVLNIGSKCKEITAIETSMKSEGSEISVQSEVEGALFSLESKCKEAVVTGDAMQSVVIESPVTREAEGAVLTVESESTEAVASEAPMQNDVEDAPCNLQLAVVNEASVQSDMCPKELPVHGKGGEEEAMEAKQTLLLTATNSSCSQREEIKSELMREIEKDLLLESGKLEVASGDKLYSTPMQQEILAVQLEATGSPIPSIESSEAQKASVQLITAAAVEEQIVAETVAPMETPAETLEAVPEKLSSELVQGTTIAHSEFGATVSRSEETVSVSEMSITTVDGKTETATSSTTHDKIVSQDKKSPSLTHIEFEKDVVQSVTIESQSTKIVLKIIQTAVDKLENTEEPAAVSQKQMESTDGSQKDINIYGVQDSIQADQQLLVKGGDTIEDKEREFQQPSIIKPILTQSAEKQATVQQTEDVPLISGMSKEGEIQDSGKIVPVPEDLSSESLGAQKSAMYMTVSEDLSKSKETTTNDQPKLKEEAAGLTVKTQEKCMVQQIHIERKEDEHSQPVEDMKTHREDVNYQEYTSCESPQSKTELTKS; encoded by the coding sequence ATGGAAGCCATGCCACCAGAATCAACTGATAAGGATGGTGTGGAAGATGTACAGAAGGATGTTCAAGAAGCTAATGAACAATTGCAATCAGAAGAAGACAATGTAGAAGAGCTAGAACAACCCAGTGAGTCTCAGGCTAATGATGTTGGATTTAAAAAGGTTTTTAAATTTGTTGGATTCAAGTTTACTGTTAAAAAAGATAAGACAGAAAAGTCTGAACCGGTTCAGCTACTGACCGTAAAAAAAGAGGAAGCAGAAATGGCAGCAAATGGAGCAGGAGATCATAAAGAAGTTGAGCTAGAAAAGGTAGAGGAAGCGACACCAAGTGAAGTGATTCTCTCTGCAGAAAAGACTGAAGAAGAACCAATCAGTGAGGAAGGGAAAGATGAATCTCCTCCTGAAAAGGCAGCAGAAAGCCCTAGTGAGGAAGCTGAAGGAAATGAAGAggcagaaggaagaaaagaacCTAGCAAGTCACCCGAGTCTCCAACAAATGCATTAGTTAATGAAACTGCATCACCACTAAGAAAATTCTTTACTCAGGGTTGGGCTGGGTTTAGGAAAAAGACAAGTTTTAGGAAGACTAAAGAGGATGAGCAGCAGACTTCTGAGAGGGGAAAACAAGAGCAAGAAAAAGATGTTGCAGAGATCCCATTAGAAACAAGTGAGGAGAAAactgagagagaaaaggaggagcaaGAAGGGAAAGTGACAGAGATCCCAGTAGAGATCCTAGCAGAAGCAAGTTTGAAGGAAGAAAGTATTCCTTCTGAACAGCCACTTCCACAACAGACCATTGAAAGTGTAAACAAGGAATCTGAAATACTCTGTGAAGAAAAAGGAGATCTTTCCCCTGAAGAAATATCAAAACCAGTGAAAGAAGGTAAAATATccccagaagaaaaaaatgaaatacacTTTGAAGAGAAATCTGAACTAGCAGAATTAGAAGAATCTAAAGGAAAATCCAAAGAAGGGTTTGAAACTGTTGTTCCAGTGGCAATAGAAGTGTTTGGTGAAAAAATTGAGAAGTCTGAACCAATAGCTCCACTAGCAAGTGAAATCTTTGATGAAAAGATAGAGACAGAGGCAGAAGTTCATGTTAGCACTATAGAAGTTAAAACAAATGAGAGAGAACAGATGTCGTCTTCAGCTTCTGAGCAATCAGTTGAAGGAGATGGTGAGATACAAAGAATTGAACAGTTGAAGGCCAAAGAAACAGTAGAGATAATAGTGGACGATCATGTCAAGCAAATAGAACCAAGCCCTGAAGATGCAGCTGCATGTAAACCTCCAGAAGGTATCACAAATGAGGTTGAACTGTTGTCCTCACAAGAAAGAGCCAAAGTGCAAGGCAGCCCCTTAAAGAAACTTTTTACTGGTACTGGTTTAAAGAAACTTTCTGGAAAGAAGCATAAAGGAAAGAGAGAAGAAACTAAGCCAGGGGAACAAGCAGAACAAATTCAACATTTAGCTGATTCCCCAGAAAGTCCAGAAGAACAAAAAGCAGAGAGCTCTGCCTCTTCACCTGAAGAATCAACAGAGCCTCCTTCGGTGGATAAAGCCATAGATGTAACACAGCTCACTGAAACAGAAGAAGGAGTAACTTCAGATGTAGAGAGGAAAAGAGAGTGCGTTACTCCTtgggcatcatttaaaaagatgGTGACTCCTAAGAAACGTGTCAGAAGGCCTTCTGAAAGTGACAAAGAAGAAGAAATTGATAAGGCAAAGAGTGCTACCTTGTCTTCTACTGAAAGTGCAGTCTCTGAAAATCAAGAAGAAACTAAAGTAAATGGTGAGGAGCAGAAGCTAGAAAAAAGCACAGAAGAGCCAAAACGAAAGGTTGATACTTCTGTATCATGGGAGGCCTTAATTTGTGTAGGCTCCTCCAAGAAAAGAGCTAGGAAATCATCCTCTTCTGATGAGGAAGTAGGACAGAGGCTTGCTCAAGAAGGTCAAAAAATAGATGACATTGGACAAAGCAATGAAACTGCACCAGACCCTATCCTAACTAGTTCCCAAGAAAGTGATCAAGGACAAGGAAGTTCCTCACCAGAACAAGCTGGAAGTCCATCTGAAGGAGAGGGTGTTTCAACCTGGGAATCATTTAAAAGGCTAGTCACTCCAAGAAGAAAATCCAAAACCAAAATGGAAGAGAGAACTGAAGAATCTGTGTTAGTTTCCAGCATAGAACATTCTACTTCAGATGGTGAACCTGGAAAAGAAGAAACAtgggtttcatttaaaaaattaatacctGGTCGTCGGAAGAAAAAGTCTGATGGGAAGCCAGAACAAGCTTGTGTTGAGGAAGCTGGAGAAGAAATGACAGAAACCAATGAAGAAGACTCCGATGTTCCAGCTGTTGTTCCTTTATCTGAGTATGAAGCAGCTGAACAAGAAAAAATTGAAGCCCAACAAGCAACACAAGCTGAGGAAATAAGGGAAGGAACTTTAGATGAAAAGAGAGCTGAAAAATTAGAAGATACCTTAATTATTGAGCAATCTAATGAAGGACTGGTTCATGCAGTTACTGTGACTGTTGTAGAAGGGGAGAGAGCAGTAACTAGTATAGAAGAAAGATCACCATCTTGGATATCTGCTACGGTGACCGAGTCCATTGAACAGGAAAAAGATGATGAACAACAACCAACTGAACAGATATTTAAAACTGAAGTTGCTGTAGAAGAGAAAGTGGTGGTTACTAAAACTTTGCCAGAGTTGAGTAAGGATGTTAGTGATGATACTATAGTAAGTGAACTGGAGTTAACTTCAGAAGCATTGACAGCACTAGAAGAGGCAACAGAAGTTTCCTGTGGTGAAGGAGCAATAGAGATGTCTGTTGCAGAGGAGACGACTGAGATGGTTTCTGCAGTGTCACGGTTAACGGAATCCCCAAACACTACGGAAGAAGTTACACCTGTGCAGGAGATGGAAGGGACTGAACAAAATTTAGAAgaattaaataaacaaacacaggaaaTTCTTGAGGAAGTTGTAGAAAGAGTGAAGCTGTCAGATGAAGCACAGATAAGCAAAAGAACTGTGACAGGAGTCCTTACTCAATCAGTACTGAAAATTGGATCTGAAAAGAAAGATGAAGCTAATGAAGTTAAAAACATATGTCAAGAAACTGTGTTGGCTAAACAGTCCTTAAAGAAAGAGGAACCTGAAGAGACTGACATTCAACACATGGTAACTGTAGGAAGTGTTCAAGGCAGAAATGAAGCTCATGAAAGTGTTCCACAGGAAATGTCAGAGATGGGTGAAAAGTATGCTGTGATGAAGGAACACACAGGAGAAGCTAAAAGTCTGGATAGATTGGCAGATAGAAGTCAGTTACAAGAAACCGAACAATCATTTGTGGAAAGACATGAAGAAACACTTACTAAAGTAGAAGGAATTCTAGAGAAATATAAATTGAAAGAGGAGGAATTTTACAGTAGTGTCGCAGTAACTACCAAGGCAGGGCCTGAAGTGAAAGCTGAGTATGTATCAGTAGAAGAACCACAAGAAATCTCAACTGAAGAGGCTGAAGTAAAGTTAATAGAAATAACTCCAGGTGAAATCATAGATGAAGGTTCTCCAGAACTGGATGGATCTGTAATTGAAATACATGATGCAAAGCTTGAGTTTTCCCAGGAATTTAAGCAAGCGGTGGACATGGTGCCTAGCTTACAATCAAAATGCATGCAAGTAACTGTAACAGAAGCCCCTTTGCAGAGTGATGTAACTGAAACCCCTATTCAAAGTGAGACAGAAAATGCCATGCTCACGTTGGAATCAAAATGTAGAGAAGCAGTTGCAGCTGAGTCCCACTCTTGGCCTGAGGGGACGGACATCCCAGTACAGAGTGAAGGGGAAGATGCCAGGGAGGCCTTAGAACCAACTTACCCAGAAGCTCTTGCAAGTGAGATTCCTGTGAAGAAAGAGGTGGAAGATGCCATGTTTACCTTAGAATCAGAATGCACTGAAGTACTTTCATCGGAAGCTCCTGTGCAGAATTGTGTAACTGAGGCCTCTACACAAAGGGAGGGGCAAGATGCTATGTTTAATGAAGAATCAAAGGGCATAAAGGTCATGGCACAGAGTGAAGTGACTGAGGCCACCAAGCAGAGTGAAGTAGAAGGAACTGTTCTTGAAGGAGTGATGCAGAGTGAGGTGATCAAGGCTCCTGTGAAGGAGGCGGTGAAAGATGCCGTGCTTACCTTAGAATCAGACTGCACTGAAACAGTTTCACCTGAGGCTCCAATGCAGTGTGACGTGGCTGAGGCCTCTGAACAGCGTGGGGTGGAAGATGCTGTGCAGACTGTAGAACAAGAATGCACAAAAACACTTGCAACTGAGGCCCCCATGCAAAGCGAGGTGCGAGATACCGTACCTCTCTTGAAAGCAAAATGCACAAGCACAATTGCTACTGAGGCTACAATGCAGACTGACATGGAAGAAATTGCCACTAAGGCTACAGTGCCGAATGAGGATGAGTCTGTACTTAACATAGGATCTAAATGCAAAGAAATAACTGCAATAGAAACCAGCATGAAGAGTGAGGGCAGTGAGATCTCTGTGCAGAGTGAGGTGGAAGGTGCCTTGTTTTCCTTAGAATCCAAATGCAAAGAGGCAGTTGTAACTGGAGATGCCATGCAGAGCGTGGTGATTGAGTCCCCTGTGacaagagaggcagaaggtgctGTGCTTACCGTTGAATCAGAAAGCACTGAAGCGGTTGCATCTGAGGCCCCCATGCAGAATGATGTAGAAGATGCCCCATGTAATTTACAGCTGGCAGTTGTAAATGAGGCCTCTGTGCAGAGCGACATGTGTCCTAAGGAACTGCCTGTGCATGGAAAGGGAGGTGAAGAGGAGGCCATGGAAGCAAAGCAAACACTTCTGCTGACTGCAACAAATTCAAGTTGCAGTCAGAGAGAGGAAATCAAGTCTGAGCTAATGAGGGAAATAGAAAAAGATTTGCTGCTTGAATCTGGAAAATTGGAAGTTGCAAGTGGTGATAAACTTTATTCGACTCCCATGCAGCAAGAGATTTTAGCTGTGCAGCTGGAAGCTACTGGTTCACCCATTCCTAGCATTGAAAGCTCTGAGGCTCAAAAAGCATCCGTACAGCTGATTACAGCTGCAGCAGTTGAAGAACAAATTGTTGCAGAAACTGTGGCACCTATGGAAACCCCAGCTGAAACTTTAGAAGCTGTGCCTGAGAAACTGTCCTCTGAACTAGTCCAAGGAACTACCATTGCTCATTCAGAATTTGGGGCTACAGTCAGTAGGAGTGAAGAAACAGTGTCGGTATCAGAGATGAGCATCACAACAGTGGATGGAAAGACTGAGACAGCAACAAGCTCCACAACACACGATAAAATAGTTTCTCAAGATAAAAAAAGCCCAAGTCTAACCCACATAGAATTTGAAAAAGATGTTGTTCAGTCTGtcaccatagaatcacagagtacAAAAATTGTATTAAAGATAATTCAGACTGCCGTTGACAAACTCGAAAATACAGAAGAGCCAGCTGCTGTGTCACAGAAGCAGATGGAATCAACAGATGGAAGCCAaaaagatataaatatatatggagTTCAGGATAGCATACAGGCGGATCAGCAGCTTCTTGTAAAAGGTGGAGACACAATAGAGGATAAAGAACGAGAGTTCCAGCAACCAAGTATAATCAAACCTATTTTAACACAGTCTGCAGAGAAACAGGCTACTGTACAACAAACAGAAGATGTGCCATTAATTTCTGGTATGTCAAAAGAGGGAGAAATTCAGGATTCAGGAAAAATTGTGCCGGTTCCTGAAGATCTTTCAAGTGAAAGTTTAGGGGCTCAAAAATCAGCAATGTATATGACCGTTTCAGAAGACTTATCTAAATCTAAAGAGACAACAACAAATGACCAACCAAAGCTAAAGGAAGAAGCCGCAGGGCTGACTGTGAAAACCCAAGAGAAATGCATGGTTCAGCAGATACACATAGAAAGGAAGGAAGATGAACATAGCCAGCCAGTGGAAGACATGAAGACACATAGAGAAGATGTAAATTATCAAGAATACACCTCTTGTGAGAGTCCACAATCAAAGACCGAGCTCACCAAATCTTGA